A single region of the Vicia villosa cultivar HV-30 ecotype Madison, WI linkage group LG4, Vvil1.0, whole genome shotgun sequence genome encodes:
- the LOC131596882 gene encoding uncharacterized protein LOC131596882: MSNESKGSSKCNVRKNVVTYVDNSIKLQIIKNWVTTDLSIADGATKTINENHSEKMKDNNEEVQKGVDNTNVNEDVNDIENSRANDSPRADAGTRINIVDVDEYSDNDLVATVNPSIAERLMTRRKGKAVSQKSPLKKADVKSPSKDPVKKKSTSVGLIKSRAVAKSVGIGPSKSWSKVVLKKRKGRAIEESESDVEVNVHYIPLKKKLTTSKPAASIPEVSIDNVSFHFAAIANRLKLVYQKRLALERELAQNARDCKDIMDLIEAAGLIKTVVYLSKCYEMLVKEFIVNLSEECADKRSKEFIKVFVRGKCVNFSSNVINNLLGRSDEA; the protein is encoded by the exons ATGAGCAATGAATCAAAAGGCTCCTCTAAATGCAATGTTAGAAAGAATGTTGTAACATATGTTGACAACTCTATAAAACTTCAGATCATAAAAAATTGGGTGACTACTGATCTCTCTATTGCTGATGGTGCCACCAAGACCATAAATGAAAATCACTCTGAAAAAATGAAAG ATAACAATGAAGAGGTTCAAAAAGGTGTTGATAACACCAATGTCAATGAGGATGTCAATGACATTGAAAATTCTAGAGCTAATGATAGTCCAAGGGCAGATGCTGGAACACGTATAAATATTGTGGATGTAGATGAGTACTCTGACAATGATTTGGTTGCTACTGTGAATCCTAGTATAGCCGAAAGGCTCATGACCAGGAGAAAAGGCAAAGCTGTGAGTCAGAAGTCTCCTTTGAAGAAAGCTGATGTTAAAAGCCCTTCCAAAGACCCTGTCAAGAAGAAAAGTACCTCTGTAGGACTTATAAAGAGCAGAGCTGTGGCTAAAAGTGTTGGTATTGGTCCCTCAAAATCATGGAGCAAGGTTGTTCTAAAGAAGAGGAAAGGAAGAGCtattgaagaatccgagtctgaTGTTGAAGTGAATGTCCATTACATTCCATTAAAGAAGAAGCTCACAACTAGCAAGCCTGCTGCTAGTATACCTGAAGTTTCCATTGACAATGTATCCTTCCACTTTGCTGCAATTGCAAACAGGTTGAAACTTGTGTATCAAAAGAGATTGGCCCTTGAGAGGGAACTGGCTCAAAATGCACGTGATTGTAAGGACATAATGGACTTGATTGAGGCTGCTGGCCTAATTAAAACTGTTGTCTATTTGAGTAAATGCTATGAAATGCTGGTGAAAGAGTTCATAGTAAACCTCTCTGAAGAGTGTGCTGACAAGAGATCCAAGGAATTCATAAAAGTGTTTGTAAGAGGAAAATGTGTTAACTTCTCGTCCAATGTGATCAACAACCTATTGGGAAGGTCTGATGAAGCTTAA